A window of Pseudomonas guangdongensis contains these coding sequences:
- a CDS encoding MlaC/ttg2D family ABC transporter substrate-binding protein — MLKFLRRGLLLLLAALSLPALATTTTPHQVVQGTIDQVLGELNSRRELFRQDPEAFYQSLDRILAPVVDFDGFARGVMTVRYSRSASPAQMQAFQDSFKRSLMQFYGNALLEYENQEIRMLPVAPEREPGRASVNMEIVGRNGAVYPLSYTMVQQQGRWMVRNVIVNGINIGKLFRDQFADAMRNNRNDLDRVIATWGDTVARSRQTVEAQGAR; from the coding sequence ATGCTCAAGTTCCTGCGTCGCGGCCTGCTGTTGCTGCTGGCCGCTCTTTCCCTGCCGGCGCTGGCCACGACCACGACGCCCCACCAGGTGGTGCAAGGCACCATCGACCAGGTGCTCGGCGAGCTGAATTCGCGCCGCGAGCTGTTCCGTCAGGATCCCGAGGCCTTCTACCAGAGCCTCGACCGCATCCTGGCGCCGGTGGTCGACTTCGACGGCTTCGCCCGCGGGGTGATGACCGTGCGCTACAGTCGCAGCGCCTCGCCGGCGCAGATGCAAGCCTTCCAGGACAGCTTCAAGCGCAGCCTGATGCAGTTCTACGGCAACGCCCTGCTCGAATACGAGAACCAGGAGATCCGCATGCTGCCGGTGGCGCCCGAGCGCGAGCCGGGGCGAGCCTCGGTGAACATGGAGATCGTCGGCCGCAACGGCGCTGTCTACCCGCTGAGCTACACCATGGTGCAGCAGCAGGGGCGCTGGATGGTGCGCAACGTGATCGTCAACGGCATCAACATCGGCAAGCTGTTCCGTGACCAGTTCGCCGACGCCATGCGCAACAACCGCAACGACCTCGACCGGGTGATCGCCACCTGGGGCGATACCGTGGCGCGCTCGCGCCAGACGGTCGAAGCGCAGGGCGCCCGCTGA
- a CDS encoding BolA family protein, with translation MQAEDVKRHLEAHLPGTRVVVEGQGCDFQLNLISDDLAALRPVKRQQQVYAHLNEWIADGSIHAVTMNFFTQAAWAERA, from the coding sequence ATGCAGGCTGAAGACGTCAAACGCCACCTGGAAGCGCATTTGCCCGGCACCCGCGTGGTGGTCGAAGGGCAGGGCTGCGATTTCCAGCTGAACCTGATCAGCGACGATCTCGCCGCGCTCCGCCCGGTCAAGCGCCAGCAACAGGTCTACGCCCATCTCAACGAGTGGATCGCCGATGGCAGCATCCACGCCGTGACCATGAACTTCTTCACCCAGGCCGCCTGGGCCGAGCGCGCCTGA
- the algW gene encoding Do family serine endopeptidase AlgW has product MHKALRYLGGPAIAGLLLALLIILLFPQWLGLERSELDLREAPRLGIAQSGPVSYADAVERAAPTVANLYTTKVVSKPSNPLFGDPQFRRFFGDNLPQQRRMESSLGSAVIMSPKGYLLTNNHVVAGADQIVVALKDGRETLARVIGSDPETDLAVLKIDLPALPAITLGHSDDIRIGDVSLAIGNPFGVGQTVTMGIISATGRNQLGLNTYEDFIQTDAAINPGNSGGALVDAHGNLIGINTAIFSRSGGSQGIGFAIPTKLALEVMQAIIEHGQVIRGWLGIEVQPLTAELAESFGLAGRSGIIVAGIYRASPALRAGLQPGDVILALDGEPVSDGRQAMNQVARKRPGQGVRIDVVRGGEQLTLSAEVGVRPAPSGAE; this is encoded by the coding sequence ATGCACAAGGCCCTGCGCTACCTCGGCGGACCGGCGATTGCCGGTCTGCTGCTGGCACTTCTGATCATCCTGCTGTTCCCCCAGTGGCTCGGCCTGGAGCGCTCGGAACTCGACCTGCGCGAGGCGCCGCGCCTGGGCATCGCGCAGAGCGGGCCGGTGTCCTACGCCGATGCGGTGGAGCGCGCCGCGCCCACGGTGGCCAACCTGTACACCACCAAGGTGGTCAGCAAGCCGAGCAATCCGCTGTTCGGCGACCCGCAGTTCCGCCGCTTCTTCGGCGACAACCTGCCCCAGCAGCGGCGCATGGAGTCGAGCCTGGGCTCGGCGGTGATCATGAGCCCCAAGGGCTACCTGCTGACCAACAACCATGTGGTGGCCGGCGCCGACCAGATCGTCGTGGCCCTCAAGGACGGTCGCGAGACCCTGGCACGGGTGATCGGCAGCGACCCGGAAACCGACCTGGCGGTGCTGAAGATCGACCTGCCGGCGCTGCCGGCGATCACCCTCGGCCACTCCGACGACATCCGCATCGGCGACGTTTCGCTGGCCATCGGCAACCCGTTCGGCGTCGGCCAGACGGTGACCATGGGCATCATCAGCGCCACCGGGCGCAACCAGTTGGGCCTGAACACCTACGAGGACTTCATCCAGACCGACGCGGCGATCAACCCGGGCAATTCCGGCGGCGCGCTGGTGGACGCCCACGGCAACCTGATCGGCATCAACACGGCGATCTTCTCCCGCTCCGGCGGCTCGCAGGGCATCGGCTTCGCGATTCCCACCAAGCTGGCGCTGGAAGTGATGCAGGCGATCATCGAGCACGGCCAGGTGATCCGCGGCTGGCTGGGCATCGAGGTGCAACCGCTGACTGCCGAACTGGCCGAGTCCTTCGGCCTGGCCGGGCGCAGCGGGATCATCGTCGCCGGCATCTACCGCGCCAGCCCGGCGCTGCGCGCCGGGCTGCAGCCGGGCGACGTGATCCTCGCCCTCGACGGCGAACCGGTCAGCGACGGCCGTCAGGCGATGAACCAGGTGGCACGCAAGCGTCCCGGCCAGGGCGTGCGCATCGACGTCGTGCGCGGCGGCGAGCAGCTCACCCTGAGCGCCGAGGTCGGCGTGCGCCCGGCGCCATCCGGCGCCGAATGA
- a CDS encoding Nif3-like dinuclear metal center hexameric protein — MSVALNTLVAECDRHLDAARISDYCPNGLQVEGRAEVRRIVSGVTASQALLDAAVEAQADLVLVHHGYFWKSENPCVVGMKQRRLKTLLTHDISLVAYHLPLDVHPELGNNVQLARRLGLRIEGPLEPGNPRSVGLVGSLAQMLEPAAFAAQVAQVLGRAPLLIDAGRPIRRVGWCTGAAQGYIEQALAAGVDAYLSGEVSESTVHSARESGISYLAAGHHATERYGVQALGEWLAERFGIEHRFVDCDNPV; from the coding sequence GTGAGCGTTGCCCTGAACACCCTGGTCGCCGAATGCGACCGCCATCTGGATGCGGCGCGCATCAGCGACTACTGCCCCAACGGCCTGCAGGTCGAGGGCCGCGCCGAGGTGCGCCGCATCGTCAGCGGGGTGACCGCCAGCCAGGCGCTGCTCGATGCGGCGGTCGAGGCCCAGGCCGACCTGGTGCTGGTCCATCACGGCTACTTCTGGAAGAGCGAGAACCCCTGCGTGGTCGGCATGAAGCAGCGCCGGCTGAAGACCCTGCTGACCCACGACATCAGCCTGGTCGCCTACCACCTGCCGCTGGACGTGCATCCCGAGCTGGGCAACAACGTGCAGCTGGCCCGCCGTCTCGGCCTGCGCATCGAGGGGCCGCTGGAGCCGGGCAATCCGCGCTCGGTGGGCCTGGTCGGCAGCCTGGCGCAGATGCTGGAACCGGCCGCGTTCGCCGCACAGGTGGCGCAGGTACTGGGCCGCGCGCCCTTGCTGATCGACGCCGGGCGGCCGATCCGTCGGGTCGGCTGGTGCACCGGCGCGGCGCAGGGCTACATCGAGCAGGCGCTGGCCGCCGGCGTGGACGCCTACCTGAGCGGCGAGGTGTCCGAGTCCACCGTGCACAGCGCCCGCGAGAGCGGCATCAGCTACCTCGCCGCCGGCCATCATGCCACCGAGCGTTACGGCGTGCAGGCGCTGGGCGAATGGCTGGCCGAGCGCTTCGGCATCGAGCATCGCTTCGTCGACTGCGACAACCCGGTCTGA
- the murA gene encoding UDP-N-acetylglucosamine 1-carboxyvinyltransferase produces MDKLIITGGAPIDGEIRISGAKNSALPILAATLLADEPVTVRNLPHLHDITTMIELFGRMGVQPVINEKLDVEVDATTIKTLVAPYELVKTMRASILVLGPMVARFGQAEVALPGGCAIGTRPVDLHIRGLEAMGAIIDVDGGYIKARAPEGGLRGAHFCFDTVSVTGTENILMAATLANGRSVLENAAREPEVVDLANMLIAMGAKIQGAGTSTITVDGVPRLGGTSYAVMPDRIETGTFLVAAAATRGRVKLKDTDPTILEAVLLKLQEAGAEITTGEDWIELDMKGKRPKAVNIRTAPYPAFPTDMQAQFIAMNAVAEGTGTVIETIFENRFMHVLEMQRMGAQIQIEGNTAIVSGVPRLKAAPVMATDLRASASLVIAALVADGETLIDRIYHIDRGYECIEEKLQLLGAKIRRVPG; encoded by the coding sequence ATGGACAAACTGATCATCACCGGCGGCGCCCCGATCGACGGGGAAATCCGCATTTCCGGCGCGAAGAACTCGGCCCTGCCGATCCTCGCCGCCACCCTGCTGGCCGACGAGCCGGTCACCGTGCGCAACCTGCCGCACCTGCACGACATCACCACCATGATCGAGCTGTTCGGTCGCATGGGCGTGCAGCCGGTGATCAACGAGAAGCTCGACGTCGAGGTCGACGCCACCACCATCAAGACCCTGGTGGCGCCCTACGAGCTGGTCAAGACCATGCGCGCCTCGATCCTGGTGCTCGGCCCGATGGTCGCCCGCTTCGGCCAGGCCGAAGTGGCGCTGCCCGGCGGCTGCGCCATCGGCACCCGCCCGGTCGACCTGCACATCCGCGGGCTTGAGGCGATGGGCGCGATCATCGACGTCGATGGCGGCTACATCAAGGCCCGCGCCCCCGAGGGCGGCCTGCGCGGCGCGCACTTCTGCTTCGACACCGTCAGCGTCACCGGTACCGAGAACATCCTGATGGCCGCGACTCTGGCCAACGGCCGCAGCGTGCTGGAAAACGCCGCGCGCGAGCCGGAGGTGGTCGATCTGGCCAACATGCTGATCGCCATGGGCGCCAAGATCCAGGGTGCCGGTACCTCGACCATCACCGTCGACGGCGTGCCGCGTCTGGGTGGCACCAGCTACGCGGTGATGCCCGACCGTATCGAGACCGGCACCTTCCTGGTCGCCGCCGCAGCGACCCGTGGCCGGGTCAAGCTCAAGGACACCGATCCGACCATCCTCGAAGCGGTGCTGCTCAAGCTCCAGGAGGCCGGCGCCGAGATCACCACCGGCGAGGACTGGATCGAGCTGGACATGAAGGGCAAGCGGCCCAAGGCGGTGAACATCCGCACCGCGCCCTATCCGGCGTTCCCCACCGACATGCAGGCGCAGTTCATCGCCATGAACGCGGTGGCCGAGGGCACCGGCACGGTGATCGAGACCATCTTCGAGAACCGCTTCATGCACGTGCTGGAGATGCAGCGCATGGGCGCGCAGATCCAGATCGAGGGCAACACCGCCATCGTCAGTGGCGTGCCCCGTCTCAAGGCCGCTCCGGTGATGGCCACCGACCTGCGCGCCTCCGCCAGCCTGGTGATCGCTGCGCTGGTGGCCGACGGCGAGACGCTGATCGACCGCATCTACCACATCGACCGCGGCTACGAGTGCATCGAGGAGAAATTGCAGCTCCTCGGTGCGAAGATCCGCCGCGTGCCGGGCTAG
- the hisC gene encoding histidinol-phosphate transaminase, producing MSKFWSPFVKDLVPYVPGEQPKMSRLVKLNTNENPYGPSPKVLEAIRAELGDDLRLYPDPNGERLKQTVADYYGVQPAQVFVGNGSDEVLAHVFHALFQHGQPLLFPDISYSFYPVYCGLYGIPFEAVPLDAQFRIAVADYARPNGGIIFPNPNAPTGCLLPLAAIRQLLEDNGDSVVVVDEAYIDFGGESAISLVDEYPNLLVTQTLSKSRSLAGLRVGLAVGNAELIEALERVKNSFNSYPLDRLALAGAVAAFEDQDYFEQTCQTVVASREQLVVDLQDLGFEVLPSAANFVFARHPQRDAAELAAGLRERGVIVRHFKQERISQFLRITVGDAEQNMALQEALGELLA from the coding sequence GTGAGCAAATTCTGGAGCCCCTTCGTCAAGGACCTGGTGCCCTATGTGCCGGGCGAGCAGCCGAAGATGAGCCGGCTGGTCAAGCTCAACACCAACGAGAACCCCTATGGCCCGTCGCCCAAGGTGTTGGAGGCGATCCGCGCCGAGCTGGGCGACGACCTGCGTCTGTACCCGGACCCCAACGGCGAGCGGCTCAAGCAGACCGTGGCCGACTACTACGGCGTGCAGCCCGCCCAGGTGTTCGTCGGCAACGGCTCCGACGAGGTGCTGGCCCACGTGTTCCACGCGCTGTTCCAGCACGGCCAGCCGCTGCTGTTCCCGGACATCAGCTACAGCTTCTATCCGGTGTACTGCGGCCTGTACGGCATTCCCTTCGAGGCGGTGCCGCTGGACGCACAGTTCCGCATCGCGGTCGCCGACTACGCACGGCCCAACGGCGGGATCATCTTCCCCAACCCCAACGCGCCGACCGGCTGCCTGCTGCCGCTGGCGGCGATCCGTCAGTTGCTGGAAGACAACGGCGACTCGGTGGTGGTGGTCGACGAGGCCTACATCGACTTCGGCGGCGAAAGCGCGATCAGCCTGGTCGACGAGTACCCCAACCTGCTGGTCACCCAGACCCTGTCCAAGTCGCGCTCGCTGGCCGGCCTGCGGGTCGGCCTGGCGGTCGGCAACGCCGAGCTGATCGAGGCGCTGGAGCGGGTCAAGAACAGCTTCAACTCCTACCCGCTGGATCGCCTGGCGCTGGCCGGGGCGGTGGCGGCCTTCGAGGACCAGGACTACTTCGAGCAGACCTGCCAGACCGTGGTCGCTAGCCGCGAGCAACTGGTGGTGGACCTGCAGGACCTGGGCTTCGAGGTGCTGCCCTCGGCGGCCAACTTCGTGTTCGCCCGCCATCCGCAGCGTGACGCCGCCGAGCTGGCCGCCGGGCTGCGCGAGCGCGGGGTGATCGTGCGCCACTTCAAGCAGGAGCGCATCAGTCAGTTCCTGCGCATCACCGTCGGCGACGCCGAGCAGAACATGGCGCTGCAGGAGGCGCTGGGCGAGCTGCTGGCCTGA
- a CDS encoding KpsF/GutQ family sugar-phosphate isomerase: MPHTPAFIESARRTIRLELDAVNDLLARIDGDFVRACELLLACKGRVVVVGMGKSGHIGNKIAATLASTGTPAFFVHPAEASHGDMGMITRDDVVLALSNSGSTAEIVTLLPLIKRLGITLVSMTGNPDSPLAQAAEVNLDARVAAEACPLNLAPTSSTTVSLVLGDALAIALLEARGFTAEDFAFSHPGGALGRRLLLKVEHIMHGGDSLPCVPRGTSLRETLLEMTRKGLGMTVITEPDGRLAGIFTDGDLRRALDRGVDVRDAQIDALMTVGGKSVRPEMLAAEALKIMEDHKISAVVVLDADQRAIGALNMHDLLRAGVM, translated from the coding sequence ATGCCGCATACGCCCGCTTTCATCGAATCCGCCCGGCGCACCATCCGCCTCGAACTGGACGCCGTCAACGACCTGCTCGCGCGCATCGACGGCGACTTCGTGCGCGCCTGCGAACTGCTGCTGGCCTGCAAGGGCCGCGTGGTGGTGGTCGGCATGGGCAAGTCCGGACACATCGGCAACAAGATCGCCGCCACCCTGGCCAGCACCGGCACTCCGGCGTTCTTCGTCCACCCGGCCGAGGCCAGCCACGGCGACATGGGCATGATCACCCGCGACGACGTGGTGCTGGCGCTGTCCAACTCCGGCAGCACCGCCGAGATCGTCACCCTGTTGCCGCTGATCAAGCGCCTGGGCATCACCCTGGTGAGCATGACCGGCAACCCCGACTCGCCGCTGGCCCAGGCCGCCGAGGTCAACCTCGACGCCCGCGTGGCTGCCGAGGCCTGCCCGCTGAATCTGGCGCCGACCTCCTCGACCACCGTGTCGCTGGTCCTCGGCGACGCACTGGCCATCGCCCTGCTGGAAGCCCGCGGCTTTACCGCCGAAGACTTCGCCTTCTCCCATCCCGGCGGCGCACTCGGCAGACGCCTGCTGCTCAAGGTCGAACACATCATGCACGGTGGCGACAGCCTACCCTGCGTACCGCGCGGCACCTCGCTGCGCGAGACCCTGCTGGAGATGACCCGCAAGGGCCTGGGCATGACGGTGATCACCGAGCCCGACGGCCGTCTGGCCGGAATCTTCACCGACGGCGACCTGCGCCGCGCACTGGATCGCGGCGTCGACGTGCGTGACGCACAGATCGACGCACTGATGACCGTCGGCGGCAAGAGCGTACGTCCGGAGATGCTCGCCGCCGAGGCACTGAAGATCATGGAAGACCACAAAATCAGCGCCGTGGTGGTACTCGACGCCGACCAGCGCGCCATCGGCGCCCTCAACATGCATGACCTGCTGCGCGCCGGAGTGATGTGA
- the mlaE gene encoding lipid asymmetry maintenance ABC transporter permease subunit MlaE: MRKISSLERVRLFGRAGLDVLQALGRSVLFLVHALFGRNGAGSFLQLLVKQLWAVGVLSLAIIIVSGIFIGMVLALQGYNILVDFASEEAVGQMVALTLLRELGPVVTALLFAGRAGSALAAEIGNMKSTEQLSSLEMIGVDPLKYIIAPRLWAGFISMPLLSAIFTVVGIWGGAMVAVDWLGVYEGSYWGNMQRSVEFQGDVLNGIIKSLVFAVVVTWIAVFQGYDCEPTSEGISRATTRTVVYASLAVLGLDFILTALMFGDF; this comes from the coding sequence ATGCGCAAGATTTCCTCCCTCGAACGGGTACGCTTGTTCGGTCGCGCCGGGCTCGACGTACTGCAGGCGCTCGGACGCTCGGTGTTGTTCCTGGTACATGCCCTGTTCGGTCGCAACGGCGCCGGCAGCTTCCTGCAGCTGCTGGTCAAGCAGCTGTGGGCGGTGGGCGTACTGTCGCTGGCGATCATCATCGTCTCCGGCATCTTCATCGGCATGGTGCTGGCCCTGCAGGGTTACAACATCCTGGTCGACTTCGCCTCCGAGGAGGCGGTCGGCCAGATGGTCGCCCTGACCCTGCTGCGCGAGCTGGGGCCGGTGGTCACCGCGCTGCTGTTCGCCGGGCGCGCCGGTTCGGCGCTGGCCGCCGAGATCGGCAACATGAAGTCCACCGAGCAGCTCTCCAGCCTGGAGATGATCGGCGTCGATCCGCTGAAGTACATCATCGCCCCGCGGCTGTGGGCCGGCTTCATCTCCATGCCGCTGCTCTCGGCGATCTTCACCGTGGTCGGCATCTGGGGTGGGGCGATGGTCGCGGTGGACTGGCTGGGGGTCTACGAGGGCTCCTACTGGGGCAACATGCAGCGCAGCGTGGAATTCCAGGGCGATGTGCTCAACGGCATCATCAAGAGCCTGGTGTTCGCCGTGGTGGTGACCTGGATCGCGGTGTTCCAGGGCTACGACTGCGAACCGACTTCCGAGGGCATCAGCCGCGCCACCACCCGCACCGTGGTCTACGCCTCGCTGGCCGTGCTCGGCCTCGACTTCATCCTTACCGCTCTGATGTTTGGAGACTTCTGA
- the hisG gene encoding ATP phosphoribosyltransferase, protein MLTIALSKGRILDDTLPLLAAAGIAPTENPDKSRKLIIPTTQPDVRLLIVRATDVPTYVEHGAADLGVAGKDVLLEYGAQNLYEPLDLQIARCKLMTAGAVGAAEPRGRLRVATKFVNVAKRYYAEQGRQVDIIKLYGSMELAPLVGLADKIIDVVDTGNTLRANGLEPQELIAHISSRLVVNKASMKMQHARIQALIDTLRQAVASRHDA, encoded by the coding sequence ATGCTGACCATCGCGCTGTCCAAGGGCCGCATCCTCGACGACACCCTGCCGCTGCTGGCCGCGGCCGGCATCGCGCCGACCGAGAATCCGGACAAGAGCCGCAAGCTGATCATTCCCACCACCCAGCCCGACGTGCGCCTGCTGATCGTGCGCGCCACAGACGTGCCGACCTATGTCGAACACGGCGCCGCCGACCTCGGCGTGGCCGGCAAGGACGTGCTGCTGGAGTACGGCGCGCAGAACCTCTACGAGCCGCTGGACCTGCAGATCGCCCGCTGCAAGCTGATGACCGCCGGCGCGGTCGGCGCCGCCGAGCCGCGCGGCCGCCTGCGGGTGGCGACCAAGTTCGTCAACGTCGCCAAGCGCTACTACGCCGAACAGGGTCGCCAGGTCGACATCATCAAGCTGTACGGCTCGATGGAGCTGGCGCCGCTGGTGGGGCTGGCCGACAAGATCATCGACGTGGTCGACACCGGCAACACCCTGCGCGCCAACGGCCTGGAGCCCCAGGAGCTGATCGCTCACATCAGCTCGCGCCTGGTGGTCAACAAGGCCTCGATGAAGATGCAGCACGCGCGCATCCAGGCCCTGATCGACACCCTGCGCCAGGCCGTGGCCTCCCGCCACGACGCCTGA
- a CDS encoding STAS domain-containing protein, which yields MRGELHALEGGLALRGVIDMHVGAELRGAARRLLAAGVAAEVTLDCAGIEQSSSVGLSLLLCLLRDAQATGKRLRICNLPADLRQVAEVYGLLELLPLAD from the coding sequence ATGCGCGGCGAGCTGCATGCGCTGGAGGGCGGGCTGGCCCTGCGCGGGGTGATCGACATGCATGTCGGCGCCGAGCTGCGCGGCGCCGCGCGGCGTCTGCTGGCCGCCGGCGTCGCGGCGGAGGTGACGCTGGACTGCGCCGGCATCGAGCAGAGCAGCAGCGTCGGCCTGTCGCTGCTGCTCTGTCTGCTGCGCGACGCCCAGGCCACCGGCAAGCGTCTGCGGATTTGCAACCTGCCCGCCGACCTGCGCCAGGTCGCCGAGGTCTACGGTCTGCTCGAACTGCTGCCGCTGGCCGACTGA
- the hisD gene encoding histidinol dehydrogenase, which yields MTAPLAIRRLDAADPQFAAHLDHLLSWESVSDDAVNQRVLEIIQAVRERGDAALVEFTQRFDGVPATAMAELILPRERLELALSRISAEQRTALEQAAERVRRYHERQKQDSWTYTEADGTVLGQQVTALDRAGLYVPGGKAAYPSSVLMNAIPAKVAGVPEVVMVVPTPRGELNELVLAAACVAGVDRVFTIGGAQAVAALAYGTESVPQCDKIVGPGNIYVATAKRHVFGQCGIDMIAGPSEILVVCDGQTDPDWIAMDLFSQAEHDEDAQSILVSPDAGFLDKVAESIARLLPTMERAEIIRTSLEGRGALIQVADMQQAIAVANRIAPEHLELSVADPQAWLPQIRHAGAIFMGRYTAEALGDYCAGPNHVLPTSGTARFSSPLGVYDFQKRSSIIFCSAEGASELGKTASVLARGESLTAHARSAEYRIK from the coding sequence ATGACCGCACCACTCGCCATCCGCCGACTCGATGCCGCCGATCCGCAGTTCGCCGCTCATCTGGATCATCTGCTGAGCTGGGAGAGCGTGTCCGACGACGCAGTCAACCAGCGGGTGCTGGAGATCATCCAGGCCGTGCGCGAGCGGGGCGATGCCGCGCTGGTGGAGTTCACCCAGCGCTTCGACGGTGTCCCGGCGACAGCCATGGCCGAGCTGATCCTGCCGCGCGAGCGTCTGGAGCTGGCGCTGAGCCGCATCAGCGCCGAGCAGCGCACGGCGCTGGAGCAGGCCGCCGAGCGCGTGCGCCGGTACCACGAGCGGCAGAAGCAGGACTCCTGGACCTACACCGAAGCCGACGGCACCGTGCTCGGCCAGCAGGTCACGGCGCTGGACCGCGCCGGCCTGTACGTGCCAGGCGGCAAGGCTGCCTATCCGTCCTCGGTGCTGATGAACGCCATTCCGGCCAAGGTCGCCGGGGTGCCCGAGGTGGTGATGGTGGTGCCGACCCCGCGCGGCGAACTCAACGAGCTGGTGCTGGCCGCTGCCTGCGTGGCCGGGGTCGACCGGGTGTTCACCATCGGTGGCGCCCAGGCCGTGGCCGCACTGGCCTACGGCACCGAGAGTGTGCCGCAGTGCGACAAGATCGTCGGCCCGGGCAACATCTATGTAGCCACCGCCAAGCGCCACGTGTTCGGCCAGTGCGGCATCGACATGATCGCCGGTCCCTCGGAGATCCTCGTGGTCTGCGACGGCCAGACCGATCCGGACTGGATCGCCATGGACCTGTTCTCCCAGGCCGAGCACGACGAGGACGCCCAGTCGATCCTGGTCAGCCCGGACGCCGGGTTCCTCGACAAGGTGGCCGAGAGTATCGCCCGCCTGCTGCCGACCATGGAACGCGCCGAGATCATCCGCACCTCGCTGGAGGGCCGCGGCGCACTGATCCAGGTCGCCGACATGCAGCAGGCCATCGCCGTGGCCAACCGCATCGCCCCCGAGCACCTGGAACTGTCGGTGGCCGATCCGCAGGCCTGGCTGCCGCAGATCCGCCATGCCGGCGCGATCTTCATGGGGCGCTACACCGCCGAGGCGCTGGGCGACTACTGCGCCGGCCCCAACCACGTACTGCCGACCTCCGGCACCGCGCGCTTCTCCTCGCCGCTGGGGGTCTACGACTTCCAGAAGCGCTCGTCGATCATCTTCTGTTCCGCCGAAGGTGCCTCCGAGCTGGGCAAGACCGCCTCGGTGCTGGCGCGCGGCGAGTCGCTGACCGCCCACGCGCGCAGCGCCGAGTACCGCATCAAGTAA
- a CDS encoding ATP-binding cassette domain-containing protein, with the protein MTSDNAYAVELKGVTFRRGSRAIFDNVDLAFPRGKVTGIMGPSGCGKTTLLRLIGAQLRPASGQVIVNGHNLPGLSRSELFDLRKQMGVLFQSGALFTDLDVFENVAFPLRVHTDLPEEMIRDIVLMKLQAVGLRGAIELMPDELSGGMKRRVALARAIALDPQILMYDEPFVGQDPIAMGVLVRLIRLLNDALGLTSIVVSHDLVETASIADYLYVVGDGQVLGQGTPAELMASDNPRIRQFMKGVADGPVPFHFPAPDYRRDLLGES; encoded by the coding sequence ATGACCAGCGACAATGCGTATGCCGTCGAGCTGAAGGGAGTGACCTTCAGGCGCGGCTCGCGCGCCATCTTCGATAACGTGGATCTGGCCTTTCCGCGCGGCAAGGTGACCGGGATCATGGGGCCGTCTGGGTGCGGCAAGACCACTCTGCTACGGCTGATCGGCGCGCAGCTGCGCCCGGCCAGCGGCCAGGTGATCGTCAACGGTCACAACCTGCCGGGACTGTCGCGCAGCGAACTGTTCGACCTGCGCAAGCAGATGGGCGTGCTGTTCCAGAGCGGCGCGCTGTTCACCGATCTCGACGTGTTCGAGAACGTCGCCTTTCCGCTGCGCGTGCACACCGATCTGCCCGAGGAGATGATTCGCGACATCGTGCTGATGAAGCTGCAGGCGGTCGGCCTGCGCGGCGCCATCGAGCTGATGCCTGACGAGCTGTCCGGCGGCATGAAGCGCCGCGTGGCGCTGGCCCGGGCGATCGCCCTCGATCCGCAGATCCTCATGTACGACGAGCCCTTCGTCGGCCAGGACCCGATCGCCATGGGCGTGCTGGTGCGGCTGATCCGCCTGCTCAACGATGCCCTGGGGCTGACCAGTATCGTGGTGTCCCACGATCTGGTGGAGACCGCCAGCATCGCCGACTACCTCTATGTGGTGGGCGACGGCCAGGTGCTTGGCCAGGGCACGCCGGCCGAGCTGATGGCGTCGGACAATCCGCGCATCCGCCAGTTCATGAAAGGCGTCGCCGACGGCCCTGTGCCGTTCCACTTCCCGGCGCCGGACTACCGGCGCGACCTGCTGGGGGAATCCTGA
- the mlaD gene encoding outer membrane lipid asymmetry maintenance protein MlaD has product MQTRSLEIGVGLFLLAGLLALLLLALRVSGLSLGAAQDTYRVYAYFDNTAGVSARAKVTMAGVTIGKVVAVDLDHESFMGRVTMELDQRVDNLPVDSTASILTAGLLGEKYIGISIGGEDEVLKDGGVIRDTQSALVLEDLIGKFLLNSVNKEPAQP; this is encoded by the coding sequence ATGCAAACGCGTTCCCTGGAAATCGGCGTCGGCCTGTTCCTCCTCGCCGGCCTGCTGGCCCTGCTGCTGCTGGCGCTGCGCGTCAGTGGCCTGAGCCTTGGTGCGGCGCAGGACACCTATCGCGTCTATGCCTACTTCGACAACACCGCCGGCGTCAGCGCACGGGCCAAGGTGACCATGGCCGGGGTGACCATCGGCAAGGTGGTGGCGGTCGATCTCGATCACGAAAGCTTCATGGGGCGGGTGACCATGGAGCTCGATCAGCGCGTCGACAACCTGCCGGTCGACTCCACCGCGTCGATCCTTACCGCCGGCTTGCTCGGCGAGAAATACATCGGCATCAGCATCGGCGGCGAGGACGAGGTGCTCAAGGACGGCGGCGTGATCCGCGACACCCAGTCGGCGCTGGTGCTGGAAGACCTGATCGGCAAGTTCCTGCTCAACTCCGTGAACAAAGAACCTGCTCAGCCCTGA